The genomic DNA TTAATTACCTCAAAGCAGTGGGTAGGAGCAGAGCGGAGTGGATAGGAGAGCAGAACGTCTCCAAGTTTACCTGTTCACACGTTTTTAGCTTAAAACTATACATGTGTTTCAcatactcaaaaaataaaattaaagtacaAAGATTAAGAAACTAAACAAAAACCAGCATATACACTGAAACACTTATCTCTAACTATATATCAAACTGAGAGCATAATCACACTGAGAAAATAATTAATTCAACTTGAACACAAAGCTCTGTACACATGAAGGGCTAAGTTCTAAGaacaaagaacagcaaagaaatTTTTAAGTGAGGTTGTAGTTGTACGGTATTGTAATTCTTGAAGTATGTATTTTATGTGTATTATAGGATAAAGCAAATGGGTAAAAGTATTTATATGGTAGGGAAACAGGGCTTTCACTTTGGAAGAAGCAAAATAGAAATATGGAATGAGGAAATCTTAAGAAGAATGCTATGATGCTGAGTTTTTGATGCATACTGGTAAATATGCACGTGCTGACTATCCATTGAGAAAGTCTGCAAGTGATGATGTTTCAGTAGCCATAAGAACCCATTGTGTACAGATCTTGGTTTCTATAAACTACtccatgttaaagaaaagaaggagggtGGAGGAAGGGGTAGGAAAATATGGATCTAGGGGAAATGCGTGATTCAAAGTCTGAGCAGGAACAGTGTAAGGTGAGCCTGGAACACTGTGTAATTTCAGAAGTCTATGAAATTCTTAGTGGCTACTGGAATCCAGTCTAAAGCCACCAAGAATTTATTTGTACTGATAACTTGGGACAATTTAAACATCAAAAAGATTCATGATGGTGATGAATTATAATGCATTGAAGTCCTTAGGAATAATGTTCGAGAAATAAGAGAAGAATGTCAGCTATTAAATGTAGAAGGAATGCTGGAATTAGAAACTCAGTACTTTGTAGCCCTCAATGCAATAACTTTTCAAAGACGGGCCACAAACAGATGTAAACCATTGGGTGAAGAATTACTTGGGTCAGGGTGTTCCCACGGTCTCAAAGTCCCACCCCTTAGATTATTTACTCATTGCAAACGAGGGATTTTCTCTCCACCAGGAGAGATCTAGTTGTCACTTCCTTAGCCAAGCAGTTAAAAGCAATGTCAGTAACAGTGAGAGAGCCTGGAGTCATGTGACTCCTGAGCAGCACACTGAAGGATATGTGCCCAATGTCACCGCTGCAGTGATCATGACAAAATTCTCAATCTGAACCTGCTCAGGAGGAAAGAGACAAATACAGGAAATAGAACACGGTGCAGGAAGGTTAAGTACTTCAAGACTGACAATGCCGTGGGGAGAGAAAGCAACATCGAGAGAAACTAAAAAGGGACAAAATCAAGGAAATAGAACACGATGCAAGAAGGTTAAGTACTTCAAGACTGACAATGCCGTGGGGAGAGAAAGCAACATCGAGAGAAACTTAAAAGGGACAAAATCAAGTACAATGGCTCCTGGCTTGGAAAAATAGAGCTTTAAGAGACACCTGGGAAACAATCAGAGAAATTTGAATACAGGCTGTGAACGAGATGATACTATTGAATTACTACCCATTTCCGTTCATTTCTTACCATTCCTGTCACTGTGATTGTGCAGGAGATACATGATGCGTAAATATTATGATATCTACACTAGTTTTTAAGTGAATCAGAAGAAATTATGCATGCAGAGTTAAAGCAAACAGAGCAAAATGTTCATTTATGGATCTAGGTGAAGGTTGTAAATGTTTTTATTGCACTGTTCTTTCAACATTTCTGTGGCTTTGAAGATTTTTCTAAAAGGACAGTGAGAGCGTGTGGGTGGTACACGAGGTGTGGGAGAGCAGGACTAGGGGAAGTGAGTTATGAACCGACCGTTCAGATAAACCTGAAGGAGATGGCTTCCTTCCTGGGAACAGAGCTCCTTTAGCCATGACCTCGGATCCTGTCCCCCCTTCCTGAAAGGCTGCCCTATATGCTCAGGCACTGTCTATTCTGACACTTCACAGCAGCGTCGAAAGTCTGACACGTCAGCCAAACTGATGGCTTGATGACACAAAGaaaattttggatttatttttttttttcatcaaatggTTTAAGGTGGCTACAGTTGACTGGCTTCTGTCAAAAAGAAGGTCTTGGAAAACCAAATCAATTAAGATAAAACTTTAACCATCTTGCTGTTAAAACCCAGTTTTCTCAGCTCTAATGAGGCACATGCCCCACAACTTCATTTAAAATCTTGCCAAAGTACTGCCAGATTAGGACTTGCCACAGCTGTCCCAAAGAGATGCTGATTCCTGACGTCACAGCCAGCCTGACACCACGACTTCCGGCCCATGCCTAGCAATCCCCCTCCCATCCTGCAGGGGTCGTGCAGGAGAGCCTCCAGCCCGCACAGGACAGGAAGGGGACGGCCTTCCCTCCTTTGGGTACGAGCCATCAGCCACTCTTACAACTCACCTTTCAGAGAAACTGAGGTTTAACCTGCAAAACGGGAAGACGGGATGTCATTCCTAGACGACCAAAAGCAGGGGCAGAATTCTGCTACGGAGAACGGCCCGCGTGTCCTTTGCGTCTCCACTCTCGGGTCTATCGGCTTCCCGACTGAGCCTGACTCCATCTAGTGTCGGCTTTGGAAACCTGAGCTGTGTCTTCCTTCTCAGTAGAAGAGCTCTGCTGTGATGATGCTGAGGACAGTTCCCTGCTCGCGGTGGGGGAACAGATGCAGGCGGACCCCATCCAGCCATTACCTCCCAACCGCCCACCTCTCCCCATGTTTCATctcttccctgccctcctctgccccttCACACTCCTCCTCCTGTACTTCACTCTCCCAATGTTTATTGTTGGACGGCTATGGCAGCCACCTCGCCTGCGTTATGGAAGTTTCCTCCTACAGCTCCAGTGTATCGAAATAATTCAGAACATCCAAATGTACAAAAGGGcttcctcgtggctcagtggtcacgaatccacctgctaaagcaggagacgcgggttcaatccctggactgggaaaaactcctggagaaggaaatgacaatccactggaaaatcccatggacaaaggagcctggcgggctatggcccACGGGGTccatgagcaactgaacaacaaatataccAAAAGCAGATGCTCCTCTGACCTGATCATAGGTAGGAGCGTGAAACCATAGGAACTGCTCATTCAGTGCTCTTGGATTGGTTTGTGATGTACTGCTCACAGCAGCATGCTCACACAGCAGCATCTGTGTGTCAGACCTGCATTATGAGTCATCACAGCCTGCCACATTCCCTACCCCAGCACGCACATATGCATGTACAAATCCACCAGGATTAAGAATTGGGCATTGTGAAATCTTTCCGTTTTGTGAATCCCATGACTAAGAGGTCCCTGAATCAGAGTTTACACCAGTTCTGGGAACTTCCAGGGGGCACTGGAGCTTCCAAAGCATGACGCCTTCACCCAAAGTGTCCCCCGAAGAGTGTGAGCTGTTTGGATGATCAAGATAGCATGGCTCGTGGGTGGTTACAAAGATCACTCTGTTAGAACCTCCACCAGTCCACTTGATCATCCTGACACAGGGCCACAGCTGGCCGCTGCAGCCTGCGGCCACATGCCAGGGTGCCTCAGCCACCCAGTAGAGGGCCCCTGAGACCATGCTGTAGGCAGAGGCCCCCACCACAGGCACAGCTCAGCCATCCAAAACTCACCCCATCCTACACTTCCCACCACAGAGATGAGCTGGGCCCCAAAGGCAATGCAGATTCTGGGTCTGGGGTTCATCTATACGTTCCCAGGTCCCCTCACTCCCATCATCAAGAGCTTTAGGTCCTCAGAAATTATTGACAGACACCATAACATCTGAAGGAGAGCAGAGcctcaagaaagtgaaagtattgaGAAAATCCACTTCCAGCTCATCCCCAGGGCGTCCCCCTGACCGCAGCGTACCACACATCATCTCTCCTTCATCCGTAGATCCACACATTTCTTCAAGAGATGCTGCTTTGTTCTTACCAAGCCCCAGGTCCCAGGGAAGAACTAGAGGGGGGACTGTGCTTTGCATCCCTCTAAAAGCCCACCAGTCCATCTCAACTCAGATTCTGCCCTGAATACCAGTCACTCACTGAACATCTCCTCCACGAGGAAGTCTCCAGAAGCCTCAGACTTACCATATTCAAAAAAGGTAGTGACCAACATATCCCACCCCACCCAGCCCACTGTCCACCTCTGCTCTACTGCCTGCTTCCCAAAGGGCATCTCCAGGTAGGGCCTCCCCACTCCAACAAATGCTACTGATTCTTGATTCTGGCCTGCACCTTCCCCCAGCCCCAAGAGACTGGCTGCCTCCTTGGTATCACTCAGGTCCTCATTCCAGAGGGCTTCGCAGTAGCTTGTTGCTATCTGAGTAAAGAGCATTCCATACGATACAAAGCAGcgagtgcaaaggtcctgagttAGGATTGTCTTTGGAGGACAAGGGCTCTATACAGAAGAGCAATGTGGCTGGGTGGCGGCAGGGAAGCTGGGAACAGAACACATGTAGTTTCCCAGCTGGGACACGGCCGTAGCTGGGGACACGATCATGGGGGTGGGCGATCCACTGGGGAGACTCTGCGCAGGAGATGAGGCAAAGGCTAACCCAAGTGCAGAAAAGAGCCCAAGCTTACTTTGACTACTTAATACCCTGTGGGCTCCCCACTCTCATGACACTTGAGGGCTGCCCGAAGGAGGGGAGAGTGAGAAGAGGGAGGCCAGGGGTGCATCCTGGTCCCCTAGGAAGTATTTCAAAGTGGGAAGAGGGGCAGGGATGTCAGGCAAGGGCGAGGGAtggatgaaacaggagggaaTATGAGGGGGACACAAGTTGGTAGTGACCTTACCTTGAAGTTCTCTTCTTTAGCGCAATGGTCTCTAAACAGAGAAAGCAGGCTGTTAGGACGGGGGCATGGTGATGGTAGTGCCACTCTCTCGGTGCCAGGCCAGCAGGAGGGGTTCAGAGCCCAGCAGACTCAGGTGATGCTGAGAGGTTCCTGGGGTTGAGGCCACTGAGAGGGTTGTTGGGCTGAGCGCTCTGCCCCCTCCCCGTTGGCACCGTTGAAGCTTCTCTACCCAGTCCCTCACCGAACCCCCAGCTCAGCACCCAGGGGAGACCGAGGTTTCCCTATAAATAGACCCCCCAGCCCTCTGCCAGTTgttcttccccttctccctccctgagGATGCTGCGCCCTCTCACCCGTAGGAGATCTAGGATGTCTCTCAGTgtgctgaagagactgtttttctctttccccttaTTCCTAGGGATACAAAATCAATGCAAGTGAACTATGGCCAGTTAAGTTCCCTATGCAGTTGGACACACTGGAAGCCCCCAAATGCAGTCTCCTCCTTGCCCTGTCTCCCCTTTTGGGTATCTTTACAGATAATAATCACATTTTCAAGAGACATGGTGAGAGTCCTTCCTGCCTGTCCTCTGGGGACTGCATTACCATCCCATTAAGCAGCCATATGGGCGATGGATTTTGCAGGTCCCCTCTTGAGAGACAAGGGGGTGCAAATCAATGTTGTATTTTGCTACTGAAACTCACTGAGTGTTCGGCTTCTACCCAAGGACGCAGATCTCCACAGCTgcgacagggtgtggagaaacatGCTGGGCGCTCATAAGCCCAGCTCTGCTCGGGTCATGAGCAGACACTCAGCATCACTCAGTGCAGGGCTTGCCCGATTTATGCGGGGAAAAATGCAACCTGGCAGGCCATCAGTGCTGGCCATAGCTCCTGCCACCCACCCGTGCCAGGAGCAGCCTCGCCACTTCCGGGGATTGATTTCATCTCATCACATCATTtgggtaaaagaaaagaaatttctgtCAGAAGCCAACTCAGCTCCCTTCCCCATTTCTCCAAGAAAACTGATTCTTAAGAATATCAAGAATGATTAAGTGGAAAAGTacagagacagaagcagagagagacagagacacagagaggtcaCTGCATTTCTTTTCGATCCATGATTTTTATTCTCTCTATAGTCAGTTTTACCCTCAGAGCCTCACACCAGATAACCGGCCAGAATGTGTCTTATCTCAGGAAAGGGCAGAGCCAGGGCTGAGCATCACTGCTTCCTTACCGTTGAAGCCCACATTTGTGCTTCTCAGGTCAGAGGAATCGTTATCAAACATGTGCTTCCTGATCATGCAGAACTTCAGGGCCAGGAAGCCGGCCGATATGGCGATGCCCACAGCAGTCCCGATGACGGCATATTTGATAtctggagggcagggaggaaTTGAACAAGGGGCTTTAATCAGCCATCACCCAGCAAAAGTCTTCCACAGCTCCCTTTACATCAGAATGAAGTCCAAAGCGTACACTTGGACCTTCACATTACGTAGTCCAACCTGCtgcgtgtgtgtatgttgggttgctcagttgtgtccagctcttttacaacttcatggaatgtagcccaccaggctcctctgtccatgggatttcccaggcaagaacactggagtgggttgccatttcctcctccatgatatcttcatgacccaggggttgaacccgtgtctcctacattggcgggcagcttctttaccactgagccacctgggaagtcccgacCCACTGAGGCCAGCCTAATTTTCCAGCCTCCTGGGAACATGCTCCTTCCCTACCCCTCCACCCATGGTGCATCTCCTCTCCCTGGAACTCCAACCCTGGTCCCTTCAGCTGTGGGAATCTTTCCCAAGTGGCTGGTGGctcctttctctgtcttcttGCAGCCATCCTCACTTATCCCTGCATCAGTTCATCCATGTGTATGTCGATTGCCTGCTCTGGTGAGTGTGCTGACGGCAAACGAATGAGTCCTTGACTCCATCCTGGGGGGCCTGCAATCAGCAGCGGAAGACAAGAGCTCACTCAAGTGCCGAGTGACAGGGTGGGCTGATGTGGAAACTGACAGTCTTCCCAGAGGAGATGACATGGAAGGCGTACCATACATGGAGAGCTGAACTCTGGGGTGGAGAGAGGTTGGGATGGGGCAAGCGGAGGGAGGCACTGGCCAGGGAAAAGCCTGCTATCTGGGGGCTCACGGCTGCAGTGCAGGGCTGCTCATCTCAGAGAGAGTGGACAGAGGTGGCCCTGATGACTCATGTCCTCAAAGGGGTACTCATTCAGTACCATGCCCCCAGGATAAAGCCATGCTAGCCACTCAGACAGGTCTGGGGGTCAGCACTGCCCTGGTGCCATGATGACTGGGAGGAAACGGGCACCAGGATGCCCCACCTGCCCGTGCATCTTGagttcctcctcctgcccctcagcCCTGCATCCAGAATCCATTGGGCAGCCACCTACCAGCTTCAGCTCTAGCAGGCTTGCCTGTTGCTAACACTTGAGCGGCCCCAACATCTGCAAAGACAAAAGCCCCAAATTCTGGTTAGAACAGAACTGCTGGCCAAGATCAGGCCTGGGGTCTC from Bos taurus isolate L1 Dominette 01449 registration number 42190680 breed Hereford chromosome 28, ARS-UCD2.0, whole genome shotgun sequence includes the following:
- the TMEM273 gene encoding transmembrane protein 273 isoform X3, which encodes MSSAVRMLTVLLLLDVGAAQVLATGKPARAEADIKYAVIGTAVGIAISAGFLALKFCMIRKHMFDNDSSDLRSTNVGFNETIALKKRTSRLNLSFSERNAHVIEL
- the TMEM273 gene encoding transmembrane protein 273 isoform X2, which translates into the protein MSSAVRMLTVLLLLDIKYAVIGTAVGIAISAGFLALKFCMIRKHMFDNDSSDLRSTNVGFNETIALKKRTSRELSSASSQQSSSTEKEDTAQVSKADTRWSQAQSGSR
- the TMEM273 gene encoding transmembrane protein 273 isoform X1 yields the protein MSSAVRMLTVLLLLDVGAAQVLATGKPARAEADIKYAVIGTAVGIAISAGFLALKFCMIRKHMFDNDSSDLRSTNVGFNETIALKKRTSRELSSASSQQSSSTEKEDTAQVSKADTRWSQAQSGSR
- the TMEM273 gene encoding transmembrane protein 273 isoform X5, producing the protein MSSAVRMLTVLLLLDVGAAQVLATGKPARAEADIKYAVIGTAVGIAISAGFLALKFCMIRKHMFDNDSSDLRSTNVGFNETIALKKRTSRSFSQSRD
- the TMEM273 gene encoding transmembrane protein 273 isoform X4; amino-acid sequence: MSSAVRMLTVLLLLDVGAAQVLATGKPARAEADIKYAVIGTAVGIAISAGFLALKFCMIRKHMFDNDSSDLRSTNVGFNETIALKKRTSRNAHVIEL
- the TMEM273 gene encoding transmembrane protein 273 isoform X6, which translates into the protein MSSAVRMLTVLLLLDVGAAQVLATGKPARAEADIKYAVIGTAVGIAISAGFLALKFCMIRKHMFDNDSSDLRSTNVGFNGIRGKRKTVSSAH